A single Lolium perenne isolate Kyuss_39 chromosome 6, Kyuss_2.0, whole genome shotgun sequence DNA region contains:
- the LOC127309476 gene encoding putative protein phosphatase 2C 23 — protein MDMLTIKMSRLKMEALEPIQQTLSEIDKRIPDALRAALGLRKRRASILLPGDAYVTSFVASFQQPSSQRRDAAADESPVDNDGAAEPRAPLRMDWASCYARHHDEDAHFGHEDAGVVGVADGVGGYRKNGVDAGAFSRGLMTSAFEQVLTAEPGTPVCPYTLLERAYEETVASAATGGSTAVILSLAGTALKWAYIGDSAFAVFRDGALLHRSQRQQKRFNCPLQLNGRGSGDSITQADVGEIAVRHGDVLVVGTDGLFDNVFDADLERLVRMGTALGFSPKNMADVVAGVAYEISMSGSTDSPYSSDSRKLRGDQRRGGKQDDITVLVAFLI, from the coding sequence ATGGACATGTTGACGATCAAGATGTCACGCCTGAAGATGGAGGCGTTGGAGCCGATCCAGCAAACCCTGAGCGAGATCGACAAACGGATCCCCGACGCCCTGCGCGCCGCCTTGGGCCTCCGCAAACGGCGGGCCTCCATCTTGTTGCCCGGCGACGCCTACGTCACCAGCTTCGTCGCGTCCTTTCAGCAGCCCTCTTCGCAACGACgcgacgccgccgccgacgagTCTCCGGTGGACAACGACGGGGCCGCCGAGCCGCGTGCTCCTCTGAGGATGGACTGGGCCTCATGCTACGCGCGCCACCACGACGAGGACGCGCACTTCGGGCACGAGGACGCCGGCGTCGTCGGCGTGGCGGACGGCGTGGGCGGGTACCGCAAGAACGGCGTGGACGCCGGCGCCTTCTCGCGCGGCCTCATGACGAGCGCCTTCGAGCAGGTGCTGACGGCCGAGCCCGGCACGCCCGTCTGCCCCTACACTCTGCTGGAGCGGGCGTACGAGGAGACGGTCGCGTCCGCCGCCACCGGGGGATCCACCGCGGTCATCCTCTCGCTCGCCGGTACGGCTCTCAAGTGGGCCTACATCGGGGACAGCGCCTTCGCCGTGTTCCGGGACGGCGCGCTCCTGCACCGCTCGCAGCGCCAGCAGAAGCGCTTCAACTGCCCGCTCCAGCTCAATGGCCGCGGGAGCGGGGACAGCATCACCCAGGCGGACGTCGGCGAGATCGCTGTGAGGCACGGGGACGTCCTGGTGGTCGGCACGGACGGGCTCTTCGACAACGTCTTCGACGCCGACCTGGAGCGGCTCGTGCGGATGGGCACCGCGCTCGGCTTCTCTCCCAAGAACATGGCGGACGTCGTCGCGGGCGTCGCCTACGAGATATCCATGAGCGGCTCCACGGACTCGCCCTACAGCTCCGACAGCCGCAAGCTACGAGGAGACCAACGCCGCGGCGGGAAGCAGGACGATATCACTGTCCTCGTCGCCTTCCTTATCTAG